A region from the Streptomyces tsukubensis genome encodes:
- a CDS encoding NAD(P)-dependent oxidoreductase → MTTVTLLHPGSMGSTIGAAAVRNGHRVRWVTTGRSPRTRARAAAAGLEPRDTLGEALFGSDIVLSICPAHAAEDTAKSVAEQGYEGVFVEANPITPELVRRISSRMPARCSVLDGSIFGPSSGSSRSARIYLAGDSGTVALVDSLFAGTDVEVRTVGSDPGTASALKLAFTSYQRSARVLAAISHALAARHGVSDLLAEEARGMSSNILSAPEYLPSVAARAWRWAPEMDQIAEALRSAELPDGLAELTGEIFHRWDTEQDQNPSVERVLALLAGTEDS, encoded by the coding sequence ATGACCACCGTCACCCTTCTTCACCCTGGCTCGATGGGGTCCACCATCGGGGCCGCGGCTGTGCGCAATGGGCACCGAGTCCGCTGGGTGACGACCGGCCGCAGCCCGCGAACCCGGGCGCGGGCTGCGGCTGCTGGCCTTGAACCGCGTGACACGCTCGGCGAAGCGCTTTTCGGCAGCGACATAGTTCTGTCCATCTGCCCAGCTCACGCTGCCGAGGACACGGCGAAGTCGGTAGCTGAGCAGGGCTACGAGGGCGTCTTCGTGGAGGCCAATCCCATCACCCCGGAACTGGTACGCCGGATCAGCAGCAGAATGCCCGCTCGGTGCTCAGTGCTCGACGGGTCGATCTTCGGACCGTCATCGGGCTCCAGCAGAAGCGCCCGAATCTACCTGGCCGGCGACTCGGGCACGGTGGCGTTGGTGGACAGCCTATTCGCGGGAACGGACGTTGAGGTCCGTACTGTCGGCTCCGATCCCGGTACTGCGTCGGCCTTGAAGTTGGCGTTCACCAGCTACCAGCGATCGGCCCGGGTTCTGGCCGCGATCTCGCACGCCCTCGCGGCACGACATGGCGTATCCGATCTTCTGGCCGAGGAAGCACGAGGCATGTCCTCCAACATCCTCTCGGCACCGGAGTACCTGCCGAGCGTCGCGGCCCGCGCGTGGCGCTGGGCACCCGAGATGGATCAGATCGCGGAAGCGCTACGATCCGCAGAGTTGCCGGACGGCCTGGCTGAACTGACCGGTGAGATCTTTCACCGCTGGGACACGGAGCAAGATCAGAACCCTTCCGTCGAGCGCGTGCTGGCCCTCTTGGCTGGGACCGAAGATAGTTGA